One Pygocentrus nattereri isolate fPygNat1 chromosome 12, fPygNat1.pri, whole genome shotgun sequence DNA window includes the following coding sequences:
- the LOC108413283 gene encoding microfibril-associated glycoprotein 4-like produces the protein MTFRVFLALLLPLLVGSTSVSRKLFPTDCSDVYVKGQKLSGVNTIYPTGDAPVQVYCDMGCSGDVKDAKWTVFQRRMDGSVNFYRPWEHYKKGFGNKNGEYWLGLESLYQLTSKRKYELRVDLEDFEGGKVYAQYSTFSVDSEVNGYKLTVAGFINGGGGDSLTYHNGQKFSTFDKDQDSWPNNCAKSYLGAFWYNGCHQANPNGIYLWGRDGTLFAIGDVWYHWKTYDYGLKSITMKIRPVA, from the exons ATGACA TTCAGAGTGTTCCTGGCTCTATTGCTCCCCCTGCTGGTTGGGAGCACCTCAGTTTCTCGGAAACTGTTCCCGACAGACTGCTCTGACGTCTACGTTAAAGGACAAAAACTGAGTGGAGTTAACACCATCTACCCTACAGGTGATGCACCTGTACAGGTGTACTGTGACATGGGCTGCAGTGGAGACGTAAAAGATGCAAAGTGGACG GTGTTTCAGAGGAGAATGGATGGCAGTGTGAACTTCTACAGACCATGGGAGCATTACAAGAAAGGATTtggcaacaaaaatggagaataCTGGCTGG GACTGGAGAGCCTCTACCAGCTCACCAGCAAGAGAAAGTATGAGCTGAGAGTGGACCTGGAGGACTTTGAGGGAGGGAAGGTTTACGCCCAGTACTCTACTTTCTCTGTGGACTCTGAAGTCAACGGCTACAAACTCACAGTTGCTGGATTCATAAATGGAGGAGGAG GTGACTCACTGACATACCACAATGGACAGAAGTTCTCCACCTTCGACAAAGATCAGGACTCCTGGCCTAATAACTGTGCTAAATCCTACCTTGGAGCATTTTGGTACAATGGTTGCCACCAGGCTAACCCCAACGGTATCTATCTGTGGGGAAGGGATGGCACCCTTTTCGCTATTGGAGATGTGTGGTACCACTGGAAAACCTATGATTACGGTCTCAAGTCCATCACTATGAAGATCAGGCCTGTGGCCTAG